Proteins encoded in a region of the Solanum dulcamara chromosome 9, daSolDulc1.2, whole genome shotgun sequence genome:
- the LOC129902609 gene encoding CBL-interacting serine/threonine-protein kinase 8 isoform X2, producing the protein MVIRKVGKYEVGRTIGEGTFAKVKFAQNTETGESVAMKVLDRSTIIKHKMVDQIKQEISIMKLVRHPYVVRLHEVIATRTKIYIILEFITGGELFDKIVHHGRLSEAESRRYFQQLIDGVDYCHIKGVYHRDLKPENLLLDSQGNLKISDFGLSASPGEGVNILKTTCGTPNYVAPEVLSHKGYDGAVADIWSCGVILYVLMAGYLPFDEVDLTTLYAKIDKAEFSCPSWFPVGAKSLIHRILDPNPQTVLLSTVLLLSNEKEQGK; encoded by the exons atggtGATAAGGAAAGTTGGGAAGTATGAAGTTGGAAGGACAATTGGAGAAGGAACATTTGCTAAGGTTAAATTTGCTCAAAATACTGAGACAGGTGAAAGTGTCGCCATGAAAGTACTCGATCGAAGCACTATCATCAAGCACAAGATGGTTGACCAG ATTAAGCAGGAGATATCCATAATGAAGCTTGTTAGACATCCATATGTAGTTCGATTGCATGAG GTTATAGCAACTCGCACGAAGATCTATATTATCTTGGAATTTATCACAGGCGGTGAACTGTTTGATAAGATA GTCCACCATGGACGATTAAGTGAGGCCGAGTCTCGTAGATACTTTCAGCAATTGATTGATGGAGTTGATTATTGTCACATCAAGGGAGTTTATCATAGAGACCTAAAG CCTGAAAATCTTCTGCTAGATTCCCAAGGAAATCTGAAAATATCAGATTTTGGACTTAGCGCATCACCTGGCGAA GGAGTCAACATTCTTAAGACTACATGTGGAACTCCCAACTATGTTGCACCAGAG GTTCTTAGTCACAAAGGTTATGATGGTGCTGTGGCTGATATCTGGTCCTGTGGTGTCATCCTTTATGTTCTGATGGCAGGTTATCTCCCCTTTGATGAGGTTGATCTCACTACACTGTATGCAAAG ATTGACAAAGCAGAGTTCTCCTGCCCGTCTTGGTTTCCTGTTGGAGCAAAATCTCTGATACATCGAATTTTAGACCCAAATCCTCAAACC GTGCTTCTATCTACTGTTTTGCTTCTTTCCAATGAGAAAGAACAGGGAAAATGA